One genomic region from Erythrobacter mangrovi encodes:
- a CDS encoding LysR family transcriptional regulator, which produces MTDQLDLNLLRVFEALLEEESVTRTAHRLNLSQAAVSAALGRLRKSYGDILFFRAGHGMAPTVRALELAPDIRRAMDAIRATLGGSISERRHVILGMSDDIEMAFGSRLIASFSNDLPMVVPVFRQSHSEIAAELLRERTIDFALGSGGLMARGLHRILLGTSVYLSIARKDGEHGVIDLDQFCDRPHLLISAGGMSGIVDTALAALGRSRSVVASSTHFSAVPFLLEGDMIATIPAHAARAIARVADLHVFEPPVELGSYPLELSARSTDLRDPLKAQSMDVIRRAFTPAE; this is translated from the coding sequence ATGACTGATCAACTCGACCTGAATCTACTCCGTGTCTTCGAGGCGCTGCTCGAGGAGGAGAGTGTGACCCGGACTGCTCACCGGCTCAATCTCAGCCAGGCCGCAGTCAGTGCGGCTCTCGGCCGACTCAGAAAGAGCTATGGCGACATCCTGTTCTTTCGTGCGGGGCATGGCATGGCACCAACGGTCAGGGCACTGGAACTGGCGCCTGATATCAGGCGCGCCATGGATGCCATCCGCGCAACCTTGGGGGGCAGTATATCCGAGAGGCGGCACGTCATTCTGGGCATGTCCGACGATATCGAGATGGCGTTCGGGTCGCGCTTGATTGCCAGTTTCTCGAACGACCTGCCAATGGTGGTCCCGGTCTTCCGCCAATCGCACAGTGAGATCGCGGCAGAGCTCCTGAGAGAGAGGACCATCGATTTCGCCCTTGGCTCGGGCGGCCTGATGGCGCGCGGACTGCACCGCATTCTGCTCGGTACTTCGGTCTATCTAAGCATAGCGCGGAAGGATGGCGAGCACGGGGTAATCGACCTGGACCAATTCTGCGATCGACCACATTTGCTTATCTCGGCTGGCGGGATGAGCGGCATCGTCGATACGGCCCTTGCTGCTTTGGGGAGGAGCCGCAGCGTCGTGGCTTCGAGCACTCATTTCTCCGCAGTCCCCTTCCTCCTTGAAGGCGATATGATTGCAACGATACCTGCCCATGCAGCACGGGCAATCGCGCGGGTCGCCGACCTTCATGTCTTCGAGCCGCCGGTGGAACTGGGAAGCTACCCCCTCGAGCTGTCGGCGCGCTCAACCGACTTGCGCGATCCCCTGAAGGCGCAAAGCATGGACGTCATCCGGCGTGCCTTCACACCGGCCGAGTAG
- a CDS encoding carbon-nitrogen hydrolase family protein: MARLAALQIGSRPEGPSATLETILRHEAELADERVDLLVLPEAVFGGYPKGAGFGTQLGFRTAAGREEFAAYYDHAIDLDGPEITELAAMSVRLDCSIVAGVIERDGSTLYCTAVYLEPGKGLVAKHRKLMPTGTERLIWGQGDGSTLPVIDSRAGKLAAAICWENYMPMLRMAYYAKGVEIWCAPTVDARPEWQATMRHVALEGRCFVVSACQYQQPPARSGAKVANWPDDADLISGGSVIFGPLGEELAAPLRGSEGLMVADYDRSAIARARYDFDVAGHYARPDIFQLSVDTTRRASVSFCEKDVEGT; encoded by the coding sequence ATGGCACGCCTAGCAGCCTTGCAGATCGGTTCACGGCCGGAAGGTCCGAGCGCCACACTTGAGACAATTCTCCGCCATGAAGCGGAACTGGCAGACGAGCGAGTTGATCTGCTGGTGCTGCCCGAGGCCGTCTTCGGCGGCTATCCCAAAGGCGCAGGGTTCGGAACACAACTCGGGTTCCGCACCGCTGCAGGTCGAGAAGAGTTTGCGGCCTATTATGACCACGCGATCGATCTGGACGGCCCCGAGATCACAGAGCTGGCCGCCATGTCGGTGCGGCTCGATTGCTCGATCGTCGCCGGAGTGATCGAACGCGACGGAAGCACGCTATATTGCACCGCGGTTTATCTCGAGCCCGGCAAGGGCCTGGTAGCGAAGCATCGCAAGCTCATGCCGACGGGCACCGAACGGCTGATCTGGGGCCAAGGCGACGGGTCCACATTGCCGGTGATCGATAGCCGGGCCGGCAAGCTCGCAGCGGCAATTTGCTGGGAGAACTACATGCCCATGCTGCGCATGGCCTATTATGCGAAGGGCGTGGAGATATGGTGCGCCCCGACCGTCGATGCCCGACCGGAATGGCAAGCGACCATGCGCCATGTGGCGCTCGAAGGGCGCTGCTTCGTAGTCTCGGCGTGCCAGTACCAGCAGCCACCGGCTCGATCGGGCGCCAAGGTTGCCAACTGGCCGGATGATGCCGACCTGATCTCGGGCGGGTCGGTGATCTTCGGCCCCCTGGGCGAAGAACTCGCCGCTCCGCTGCGGGGTTCCGAAGGCCTGATGGTGGCCGATTACGACCGCAGTGCGATCGCCCGCGCGCGGTACGACTTCGACGTTGCCGGGCATTACGCACGGCCCGACATCTTCCAATTGTCGGTCGACACTACTCGCCGCGCCTCCGTGTCGTTCTGCGAGAAGGACGTTGAAGGCACCTGA
- a CDS encoding cupin: protein MPKVVTEIAQYRADRAWGAMDLIDIEGASVRVHWTDQPYKWHKNDGAEVFVVLNGEVDMHYRLDDIEHCARLTASDIFVAEVGDEHVAHPVGEARILVIEKRGSV from the coding sequence ATGCCAAAAGTAGTCACCGAGATCGCGCAGTACCGCGCGGATCGAGCTTGGGGCGCAATGGATCTCATCGATATCGAGGGTGCGAGCGTTCGGGTGCATTGGACCGACCAGCCCTATAAGTGGCACAAGAACGATGGCGCAGAGGTTTTCGTCGTGCTCAACGGCGAGGTCGACATGCACTATCGCCTCGACGACATCGAGCATTGTGCCCGGCTAACAGCATCGGACATATTCGTTGCGGAAGTCGGTGACGAACATGTGGCTCATCCCGTCGGAGAGGCCCGCATACTAGTAATCGAAAAGCGCGGTTCGGTGTAA
- a CDS encoding MarR family winged helix-turn-helix transcriptional regulator, giving the protein MTRPLNAKARFVSDNCFAASLIEAARQVTAIYDTALRPAGINVTQFNMLAAITLLQPETISALAAAIGMERSTASRNLAVLKRNGWIERREANGGPRSGAISLSPGGRAVFELAFPLWSEAQEHLAQQLGTDQTAAYRDVLKQVRATLGDDAD; this is encoded by the coding sequence GTGACCCGTCCGTTGAATGCAAAGGCGCGCTTCGTGTCCGACAACTGCTTCGCAGCGAGCCTGATCGAGGCCGCGAGGCAGGTGACCGCAATCTATGACACGGCCCTGCGTCCAGCGGGCATCAATGTCACCCAGTTCAACATGCTTGCAGCCATTACGCTGCTGCAGCCCGAAACCATTTCGGCGCTTGCCGCTGCGATTGGAATGGAACGTTCAACGGCATCGCGGAACCTTGCGGTGCTGAAGCGGAATGGCTGGATCGAGAGACGCGAGGCCAACGGGGGTCCACGGTCTGGTGCCATCTCGCTTAGTCCGGGCGGCAGGGCGGTGTTCGAGCTTGCCTTTCCGCTTTGGTCAGAAGCTCAAGAGCACCTTGCCCAGCAACTGGGCACGGACCAGACCGCAGCTTATCGCGACGTCCTGAAGCAAGTTCGCGCCACCTTGGGTGATGACGCGGACTAG